Genomic segment of Panicum virgatum strain AP13 chromosome 9N, P.virgatum_v5, whole genome shotgun sequence:
AAAGACGAAAAGAAAACGAAGCAGAAGTGCTGGTTCACCAAAGCATGGCTTGTGTCCTTTGTTACGCGCTGGACAGTGACCTGCTTGCATCTCAGCTCAGGTGTTCCGTGTTCGTGGACTCGGTCACAGCCTCACAGCTCACCTGATGCCTGATGGCGGTCCAGGTGTCTTGCCACTGCCAGCGGAGTGATGGTCAAAAACTCAAAATGTGACgacctggccggccggccggtaccGCTCCCATGGAACTCTTTTACTGCCGGTAAATTTAAAACTCCTTGCGATCTAGTACAAACAAAACTAGAAAACGTCGAAAGCAATGATTCATCAAAGTGGCCGTCGACGAACGAAGCGACCATCTCGGCAAAGCACCGTCGATCCCTACAAAGCAGCAGCAATCCTTATACCCGGCTGATCCTGTACCAGTATTAAACTACTCCGGGTCAGTCCCTGACCCTGAGTAACAGGTGACAAAGTGGAATCTGCGCCTGAAAGAACGAGAAAAaacgcagcagcagccgccactTTGACCGAGATCTCCGTGTTCCTCAGCTTGACAGCTTCTGTAGCACAAAAAATGATCCCCATCCATCTGGGATCAGATCATCGAAAGACATGCTCGCCTCGCTTCTTTCGATAAAGAGGAGGTATAAAAAGAGGAGGTGGCCGGGAGAATCCggtcctctctctttttctcgcCCTTCTTCCAGGATAAAGAGCAAAGGATGATATAGGTTTTGAACGAGAAGATCCCTAGGAATGTGCTCTCCCCCCCACTACAGTGACGTCGAGAGCAGCACTTGGCTTTGTTTGGCTCTACTAGAGGAACAGACACATGGGGCAAACTGGCAAAGTTCTAAATGTCAGGTATAGAAGAACCGGCAAGGTTTTCAGAGGAGGCACCGAGGCAAGATGCGCAGTGCTTGTAGCTGTAAACCGCGTGACTTGTTTTGTAGGGGGACCAGAAGCATGGAGCTTGAGCGGCCGTGGCAATTTGTGATTTTCTCTCACATGGATCTTGCCAGAGCCTGGGACGCCTGACATTCCCAACACATGCAAACAAATGACAAAAAAACGTCTTGTTCGATTAGCCGTGACAGAATATGGCCATATGGGCAAAGGCTTTTCTGATGGCAAAAAAACGATTCGAAAAGCTTCACTTGGGTTACGTCTAATCACATCCATTCGATCCGGGCACAGTCCGTCCATAGCCGCGTGAGCATCTACAAGGTTCCGTCCTATGTACTTCACGTAATCTTTAGACCACATACATAACAAAATATTCCATGTCTTTTACATTgatataaaactgtaaattgtcaAATTACTAAAACCAAACTGTATGAGTTATGTGATAATTGTTTTAAAGAGACAATcatagcttttttttttaggAAACGCAGTAGCTTCTGCCTTCTGGTGTCTGAAAAATACATGAAACAatagcaaataaataagcaATCGATGTGGATATTGTAAATGCACTTAGCCCGCATCTCCATATACTAGATACTACACCAGTTTAAGCCCAAACAAAATACATTTCATAGGAAAAATGTTCCACATACAATCCCTATGATACAATGAAGTTGTGTTCTGAACACTTTTTCAGTACTGAAACAGAAGGGAACAGAGGTATATCGATTTTTTTTTCAGCAGGTGCCTATTGAATAATGTACAACTATCTAAAATATAGAGTGTTTACAAGAGAAGTGAAAAATCTCAAATGAAAAGAcaagtactccctctgttccaaattataggtcgttttgacaAACTTAGATGTATaatgtttgctatgcatctataTAAACACTATGTGTAGATACATGACAAAAAATATGTATCTTgatttaccaaaacaacctataatttggaacggagggagtagcataTATCACTGAGCCTAGCAGAAGGGTGGTAACGTTTCTTTGCTCTGTCGACGATCGTGGAAAAGTTCGGATCACAAATCTCCCAAAACAATGGCGATGATGAGGGGTGCTCAAAACCCGAAACCGTCCAAAGTGGATGAAGGGAAAATGCACTTGtcctcctttcctttttctcccGTTCATGTTCATAATGATTGTATTTTTCTCCCTCTAGTTTGGGCTGATTTGAATAGTGCGGATTTGTGAACATGCTCAACATCCTGTGTTGTTTCATTTTTACAACTTATAATAGTCGACCTAAAATATAAGACATTTTAGTTTGTACTATGTCAAAGTAGTCTAAATTTGACCCATTTTATAGAAAAGAATATTAACATCTAACATGTCAAAATAAGAGCATCTTCAACAGTCCTCCAATTCTCAATCCAACTATCATATTGGAAGAGTAGATAAGAAACTAGTGCTCCGGCAGTCTCAAAATCTTTTATTTTTCCCAAATTATTGGGGCATCCCAACAATTCATCTCACCTCTCCCTAAATAAAGGAGTGACAACTCACTCTTCCAATAAGATAGATGGATTGGGAGAAAGTTATTGGGAGACTGCAAAAGCAACTCAGCAAATAATCCTAGAACTGATATTGGGATATCTCTCAATACCAGTTATTGGGAAAGAATTATTGGGGGActactggagatgctctaagtaaattataaaaatatgtaTTTCATAGTGGATCTAATTATTCTTACTTgacattcaaaatattattattatttataaactTGGCCAAGTTTAGAAAAAAATGACTTAAGATAAATCAAAATGCATTATATGTCAGAATTAATGGTAGTACGCAGCATGTGAAATATTCCCACTTGTTTCCAAAGTAAGATTTAGATACGAGGTGCTATTATTTAAACCAAgtaaatttccaaaaaaaaatttaaatagatCGTACGCCAATTGCTTATCTCCCATGAATCCTTCAGAAATAGTCGAGGATTTCCACCTGTTTCCTAGTCAGAATTTAGATTTTGGGACCTTAATTATTCTAAATTTCAAGTTTCCGTAAAAGGAATTGAAGCAAATCCCTTGCGTCGTGGCAGGCGTTTCCAGATATCCTTTTGAACGACATACCAGCACGCGGGCCTACAGATTTGATTACAAAGCGCGGCCCACCAAACCAAACCCGCTACCCTATAACGGTAATATAACGTTGGGGTCACAAATCAAACAGCGAAATCTCAGCAGCGGAAGACGCCGCCGAGCCAACCGTAGCGAGGGACAGCGCCCAGTAGTACTGCCCTGCTCTGCCCTCTGCCGCTCTGTGTCTTCCTCGGTTCCTCCTCGGCCGGCCGCCGTCCCATCCGCTGAGAACACgcaccctctctctcctctgcaACGACCGGCCGCCTGTCCTTTCCCTCTCCGCCACTGCCCCTCCTGTCACTTCCCCAACCACTTCTGTCCGTTTACATCGCACTCAAGAAGCGAGCTGCCCACGCCGCCGCAATGCAGCACGCCAAGCACCACCCAGGACCAGGAGCGGCGACGCACACGCGCTTCCGCACCCAGGTGCTGGAGGCGCCCCTGGATCCCGGATCCGACCCTGAGTACCAGGATTTCCAGTTCCGCTTCGTCCCGGAGATGTTCGAGCTCCagatgggcggcggcgtcggcatcGGCGGCGGGGGGAATGGTGTGGCCAAGGTAACGGAGGAGAAGGTTCTTGAGTTCGAGTTCGACAAGGTCCGGCTCAGCATTGCGTCCAGCGACGACGAGGCGGACGGAGACGCGCCGCCCAGGAGCTCCTTCTCCGGGGCGAGCCACCCGCCGGAGCCGGTGGACGAGATGGACACCGTCTTtgtcgccgtcgacgcccgcgACAAGCCGGCCCCGAAGCCGGTCGTGTCGTGGGACGCGTCCCCGCCCCCGAGCGGCGCCGCGAGCCCGCACAGCAGCATCGACAGCTccggcgccgcggccacggTGACCAGCGTCGCCCCGAGCTGCACCGTCACCAGCCGGAGCGCCAAGACCAGCGTCAGCAGCAGCGCggccagcgacggcagcggctggagcaacggcgccggcgccggcgggagcgCTGGGAAGCCGCACAAGGGCGGGGACCCACGGTGGAAGGCCATCCTcgaggcgcgcgcgcgggaCGGGCCCCTCGCCATGGGCAGCTTCCGGCTCCTGCGGCGCCTCGGGTGCGGCGACATCGGGACGGTGTACCTGTCCGagctcagcggcggcggcaacggcggcgcggcgaggccatGCTGGTTCGCGATGAAGGTGATGGACAAGGCGTCGCTGGAGAGCCGGCGGAAGCTCAGCCGCGCGGAGACGGAGCGGGAGATCCTGCAGCTGCTGGACCACCCGTTCCTGCCCACCCTGTACGCGCACTTCGAGACCGACAGGTTCGCCTGCCTCGTCATGGAGTTCTGCCCCGGCGGCGACCTCCACGCGCTCCGGCAGCGCCAGCCCGGCAAGCACTTCCCGGAGCACGCGGCGAGGTACTTATCCGAGTCCTGTTTGATTCTTTGTTTGCTTCAGAGTGTTAGGTTAGTTCGTGAAAATTTTGGGTTTCGGTAtcatagcactttcgttgttatttaataattaatgtcAAATTctgaattaattagatttaaaaaaatcatctcgtcatttacagttaaactgtataattaattattttttcaactatatttaatgttttatgcatgtgtccgaagattcgatataATAGGTACCgtaggaaaaattttgggaactaaacaggtcCTTAATATTGTTTGGAATTGCAAAAGGTTCTGGGGTGTTCCGGGTCTTTATGGTCCGAGAGACATATCCATTGTTGCATTGCAGCGAAGAGGTCTGAATTGCAAGAATCTTACACCATCCTAAAAGGACCAGTAgcgcgctctagcctaagagggggagtgGTGAATTAGGCAATTAAAAACTTAGACTTatgactccaactagtttgcacaaaattaaactaaaacaagctatctagatgtgcaactatagttgttctagtgtgaaacccctatcccaaaagagtttagcaacctatagcctttcctatcaaaaaATTACTCTATAAAAATAAAAGCATACAAATTgctaatatgaaatgcggaagcttaaagagcgggataggagatagcaaattcttgacgcgggtgtttatcccgtggttcggttagccacaaaggcacacctatatccacgttgttgtagcactcactaagagtattgctactcggccaccaagttctcttccgtgaacataatcacggtcaccttggccccgggttccactagggagcttctccacaaatgatggggtctccacgtcccccgcacaaagatgtcgtcgccactccacaccaagtcggagggtcgatgacgttgccggcgagcttcacagctccaagggccggcgcaccaagctcttcttttggttcactaatgaaccacagcacaaaggctcaaagccttgcaatctcactcactaagagctaatctagcactcacactttacaaagatAGTGCTAAAGGCTAAAGATATGATCAATGGGCTCTTGTATAgcttggagatgatcttgggtgtgtgtgacttctagcaactccagcaaccttcaaatgatcgggggatgccatatataggcctccaagtcgtggagccgttgctccaatggttagcagaaatctgcgtatcatcggatgaaccgatgcctctggcaggggtagtgtcggttcatccagtcactctaagacccgaagtagccgttgaactcctgacagctgacacagtgatcatcggttgaaccgatgcttgaccgtcggttaaaccggtcactcacagcattcAACTAGTCGTtggccttcttctcttctgctgacgtcattacactggtgctttgctccgatgcgtcaccggttcatccgatgcTGAAGGATcatctcctgggcacttgacatcgtctctggaacatagtatgcccaatgcaccgatgcctgtcGTGATGCCATCGGTTGACAACCGGTGCCTTACAAtcaccagggcgtcggatcgtccgacaaccatcggatgcaccgatgcttaggcatcggttcaaccggtgctactgatttcagtagaactcgtcaaattcagcatttctttgagttcttgcTTCGATGTTTTGCTTTGCGTGGCCTtattacttcatccctgggatctataaatgttcacttaacaataccattagtcccattaattgtgttgtcattcgatcaccaaaatcactcgaaatgtcataaatggtgccatgttcgttacacattGCCATGGTGAACTTTTGCAGTTGCAATTATTGGTTAATTTTGACTCATAATCTCTGAATTTTAAAAATAATGTGTATGCAGAAAAAATTGCTTTGAGATTTTTCAGCATAACTCTCATACCCATATGCTCTGACATGACTACATGAGTATATAAACGCTAAGCTAGGGATGTGTCTGCCAGCTTCCTGCATCCGTAGAGTTGCAGTTTATTTCTGAGTGCTAGACTGCTAGTTAAAGTTGATGCTAGTTAAATTACTACTGTCTTTGTTTTCTCCCCCAATCTGTCATGCTGTAGAACTTGATCCCTACAATGTTTATGTCTCTAGATTCCTAGATTAGGATAGGCATAATGTTTAATGTCTCTTGCACATTTTCATCATTGTGTCCTACCGCTAGTCGTGAATGTGTACACAGCATGCAAGCTTCAGGTAATTATTCTGTTTGCCGAGTCTGAAACTCTGATAGACTGATGGCTGCCCAACATCTTTTCCTAAGCTAAAGAGTACTGATACAAATTGCTAGATCATGGTTGGATTGCACCAAGAATCAATCTGTTGTGTTCTGAGGTGTATGATCTTATCAATTCTGCAGGTTCTACGCCGCCGAAGTGCTTCTTGCGCTGGAGTACCTGCACATGCTTGGAGTGGTCTACAGAGACTTGAAGCCGGAGAACGTCCTCGTCAGGGAGGACGGCCACATCATGCTCTCCGACTTCGACCTCTCCCTCCGTTGCGCTGTCTCCCCGACGCTGGTGCGATCCTCCCTGAATCCCGATCCTAGGAACGCCCAGACCTGCGCCCAGCCCGCCTGCATCCAGCCCACATGCTTCATGCCCAATCTCTTCAGCCAAAGGAGCAAGAAGAGCGGCGGCACCGCCAAGAAATCCAAGGGCGCCGAGCCCAGGCAGCAGCAGgcgtcggccggcctgcccgaGCTCGTCGTCGAGCCGACCGGCGCGCGGTCGATGTCGTTCGTTGGGACGCACGAGTACCTGGCCCCGGAGATCATCAAGGGCGAGGGCCATGGCAGCGCGGTGGACTGGTGGACGTTCGGCATCTTCCTGCACGAGCTCATGTACGGCAAGACGCCGTTCAAGGGGCAGACAAACCGCGCCACGCTGTTCAACGTCGTCGGCCAGCAGCTCAAGTTCCCCGAGTGCCCCGGGACGAGCAACGCGAGCAGGGACCTGATCAAGGGCCTGCTGGCCAAGGAGCCCCAGAGCCGGCTCGGCGTCAAGAGGGGCGCCGCCGAGATCAAGCAGCACCCCTTCTTCGAGGGCGTCAACTGGGCGCTCATCCGGTGCAGCACCCCGCCCGGCGTGCCCAGAGCCGTCGAGCCCGCCGCAGCGGCGATGCCGGTGCCTGCGAAGCCTGCGCCTGTGGTGAAGGTGGAGatcaacagcaacagcaacagcaagagGATGTCAGGAGCTGGAGTCGAGTCCGGAGGGAAGTTCCTAGACTTTGAGTTCTTTTAGGAAATTAGGAAAGCTTTAACGAACAATACTTGTGATCCCAGAAGTAGGTGTAGTTGCATACTTGCATAGTGGAGTGCTAGCATTTTGGCCAGTGATATGTCTGACTGGTTTCGGTTCTATGTTGCATTACCTCACTCTGTTAGACATCCATGCCATGGCACTAGTTAGTAGTTACTTATTAGTAGTAGTCAACAAGAAGAGTAAGCTTTGATGTTTGAGCAGTTCAAGAACGAATCCATCATGTTTCTTGCCATGATGTACACACTATTAGTAGATTACATGATTAGCACCATAATTTTCACCGTTAACAGGCCAAAGCATTCTGTACCAAAATGCGAGAATGCCCAGAACATGAGGGGAAAAAAAACAGAGCAAAACACCGAGGCGGCACCACCACCTGTACACTAAACGACCAGGTTCTCTGATGCGCCGACGAGCCCCATGCCGCCGGCGGGACTCCGGTGCCGCATGAGCACGCGCAGCTGCGCCCGCTGGCACTCGAGGTTGGACACCAGATCCGCCCTATCCTCGCGCGGCCGCACGCGGACAGCCTTGGGGAACTCGACGAAGCCCTTGATCCCTCTCCGGATGTGCgggttctcgccgccggcggcctcgcgcCGGTGAAGTTGACCGTGCTGACCCCGGCTCGGGCTTTCCTGACCGTGTTGGCTACGGCTCGGGCTCTGTTGACCGTGTTGACTCGTCGGGCTTGCCTTGCCGTTCGGGCTGCAGCTTCtgccgcagcagctgctgctcttGTGGTtgtcgctggcggcggcggtggtcgcgtggagctcggcgacggcgtcgtcgATCTCCCGCAGcttctcctccatggccgccCTCGCGTCGGCGAGCTTCATCTGGACCCGCTCCTCGCGCCAGAGCTCCGCGACGCGCAGCatccgccgctcctcctcgacGCCCTCCAGCACGCGCTCCGCCTCctcgcgcgcggcgccggcctcctcccgcagcgcccGGCACTCGGCCTCCGCggcctcgccccgccgccgctcctcggccAGCTCCGCGGCCAGCGCCTCGCTCAGCGCCTCCGCCTTCCGCCGCATGCGCCGCTCCAACTCCAGCTCCGCCCGCAGCCCCCTGATGCGCGCCACGCAGAGCTCCAGCTCGGACGACATGGCACCGTACCCCTGGTCGATCTCCGCCGCCtcttcgccgccgtcctcggGCACGACGATCATAGGCGAATCGAGATTCTCGGCTTGGCGAGGTgggcgcggggaggaggagaggtggATGATGCCGCGCGGGGAGTAGTGGGGGTTGTGATAAAGCTTCCAGGGCGGAGGGCAGCGCGAGCCGGCGCCATGATTGGCCGCCACTCGCACCGACGCCATCTTTCCGAGCTCGGGATCCAGTATTTTACCCCGTCCTAGTACTCGAGGGTGGGACTCGCGGAGGCAAAGCGCATGGCCCCAACCAAGGTCACCAGACCAGCCTCCTCCAAGCTTCGTCTTTGTGAGCTGTAAAAGGGAGCAGGCGGAGGAGTTGGTCACGTCTCGTGCTCACATGCATGGATCCCGATCTCGACGCCGCCATCATAGCGTTGCGGTTCATGATCCTCGCCGCCTTTTCCTGGCGCAGGCTGCGGATCATTCCGTCTCCCTGCTCCTCGGTCGGCATGCCGATGCGGTGACGGTGACGGTGACGGCGACGACGCTGGCATTGTGGGCGTAGGAATCATGTGCGTGCCATGGCTTTTCGGTGAGGCGAGCATGCCACGCCACGCGATCGCGTCTCGTCGCGTCGCATCCTTGCAAAAGCTAGCGCCTGCCCTGCTGCCCCAGTGCTCACGCGACGCGATGGTCGCACGCCAAGGGCTCCAGGGAAGATGCTCGTCTGTGCTAGTGCTGGACAGTGTCATTGTTGCCCCGGTCGTGGCGGCACCATCAATTGTGCCTTTGCTTGATGGCTGCTCAAATCTctgcttttttttaaaaaaaaaaagaaggttcACGTGAGGAACTGCAGTGCTGCTGCACTGCATCGGCCTTCAAGAGTCGAGACTGCTCGGAATTGATATCTCTGCTGCAGCCAAGGCTATATAGCACCTGCATCGCGCAGCTTCCAACTCTGCCGTACCATAAAACCATCTCCGGATCCAACGGCCGGCCTCGTGCGACGCACTAATGGTACTGTAGCGTGTGCGTCGACACGGACGGGACAGCATGCAATACTGACGATGTAACGGGCACTGGATCGGTATCACTCGTACACCGTGATACCAATCAATGGCGCTGCACCCGACAACAGAGAGAGTGCAGCGTGAATGCGTTCGAGAGGTCTttcgaaaaaaggaaaaaaagagtaCGCGTTGATTCGAGAGAGAACAACAGAGGGCCCGGGCCTGGGTCCGGTGACGACTAAAGATGGGCCGTTCCCTCATCTATTTCTCTCGGAGTCTGAAACGGGCCACAGATGCCATCATTGTTTGAGCATCGGTATCTTTCAGCCCACAACCTGAGAACGCCACCTTATttacttgttcggcccgttgaTTGGCCGGTTGCAGCGGCCAACCCAACAGTGATGGCCCAGTGCAGATTAGGCTTACTTACCAGTATGCCTCATTCAAATTCAGGGCTGCTAACTCGATCCAGACATTTATATTCGCTAAACATGTTCATAGGTTATGGTTTGCGTTCCTATGTTTATAGAAGTAAGTGTGCATATATTGTATGTGTCTGAGTTATACTGTATAATCTTAAGAAAAATTAGATTCATTGAAGCAACTTCTATGCACTGTAAGTAGTTCCTATCTGCTCCATCAGGAAAGCAAACTTAGCTAAAATCTGGTCTGTGGCGGATCCACACTCTCTTCTCATTAATAATATTTGCTGCTGGCAGTGCCGGATCTTTCTTCCAAAAGAAAGAAGgtcaaaaggaaaaaagaaatgcATATCTCCACAGCTGTGTAAGCCTTGCTGCTCATCAATTGTATACTAGTAGTAATTCTGTACCGTCACGTGAGGACCACAGTTCACTCATCCATGGCTCCACAGTGCATACATAACTCCAGTAAGTTACGGAAGAATAAACAGCAGCAGCTGAGGCCTGATGAGAGGTTGCCAGGTCTTCTTAGAGCATCCACAGTGTTGCAGGAAAACGAACCGTGGGAAGGGTGAATCGAACCGTGAACACTAGAAGTGTCGAACCATGGTTGTCAGAAGAAAAATCGGCATTTGCAGAAGAGTCGAACCAAAGCAAATTAAATAATACTGTTTCCTGCAGCCTTTGCCCACCTGCCCATGCAACGAGAGAGGGATGGAACTCTATACGTGGATCCTACCAACGATGTTGACATTGTGGGTGGGAAGGGTGAATCGAACCGTGAACACTAGAAGTGTCGAACCATGGCTGTCAGAAAAAAAATCGGCATTTGCAGAAGAGTCGAACCAAAGCAAATTAAATAATACTATTTCCTGTAGCCTTGGCCCACCCACCCATGCAACAAGAGAGGGATGGAACTCTATACGTGGGTCCTACCAACGATGTTGACATCGTGGGATCGAACGTTTTTTGTGTTCGTTTTTCATCTCTGACAATGTTCGACGCGTACACTGGAGCTACCCTTGGGCTATCATCGTCCTCTATTTCCAtcctctaaaaagaatattCCTGTCtagtcatcaagattctcttctctatattcagtttctcCGCACTCGTACATCATCTATACCTatactctataccaactaccaggtTGTTGGGTCCACAcatcatcaattttttttctttttccttctccctctcccttccgcACAGTCCCcatcgtcttcctcccttccactctctctcaccggcgcccctcctcccgtcCCCATCGCCGACGCCCCTCCTCCCACTCCCTCTCCGGCGACCGGATCCAGTGCCGccggccctccgccccctccctcgccggcagaGCGACGCACGCGGGCGGTagagcggcgcgcgcggccgcgggtaGGGCGGAGCGGCACGACAGGGCAGCAGAGcgtggccggcgcgcggcggcgaggtctgaGCGCGGCGGGGCGACCTGTGCGGTGTCGTTGGCATGTGCGCGTGAGCTCGTCGGGGCCGGCGGAGTAGACGTTGGGGCGGCCCGCGCGCCCCCTCGCTGCTTTGTCCATCGGCGGGCGACCACGGTGAGCGCGAGCGCAGCGGCCGCGGCCCGCGCGGCGTGGAGCGAGGGCGTGTAATGACCCGACCCGGGATaatggctaagatctactctgcacgttgagtaaatcacacctgctaaataactctcttgcgctatcgtcctcgcttcgcgcaaaaggttgcaaccggagttattcAACTACCCTGGGACTGGTATTTAAGCTGGTATGGGTTCCCTTCAACTTCCAAATCGCGTCGCTACAATACTTCTAC
This window contains:
- the LOC120688166 gene encoding serine/threonine-protein kinase D6PK-like, with the protein product MQHAKHHPGPGAATHTRFRTQVLEAPLDPGSDPEYQDFQFRFVPEMFELQMGGGVGIGGGGNGVAKVTEEKVLEFEFDKVRLSIASSDDEADGDAPPRSSFSGASHPPEPVDEMDTVFVAVDARDKPAPKPVVSWDASPPPSGAASPHSSIDSSGAAATVTSVAPSCTVTSRSAKTSVSSSAASDGSGWSNGAGAGGSAGKPHKGGDPRWKAILEARARDGPLAMGSFRLLRRLGCGDIGTVYLSELSGGGNGGAARPCWFAMKVMDKASLESRRKLSRAETEREILQLLDHPFLPTLYAHFETDRFACLVMEFCPGGDLHALRQRQPGKHFPEHAARFYAAEVLLALEYLHMLGVVYRDLKPENVLVREDGHIMLSDFDLSLRCAVSPTLVRSSLNPDPRNAQTCAQPACIQPTCFMPNLFSQRSKKSGGTAKKSKGAEPRQQQASAGLPELVVEPTGARSMSFVGTHEYLAPEIIKGEGHGSAVDWWTFGIFLHELMYGKTPFKGQTNRATLFNVVGQQLKFPECPGTSNASRDLIKGLLAKEPQSRLGVKRGAAEIKQHPFFEGVNWALIRCSTPPGVPRAVEPAAAAMPVPAKPAPVVKVEINSNSNSKRMSGAGVESGGKFLDFEFF
- the LOC120688167 gene encoding protein BRANCHLESS TRICHOME-like translates to MASVRVAANHGAGSRCPPPWKLYHNPHYSPRGIIHLSSSPRPPRQAENLDSPMIVVPEDGGEEAAEIDQGYGAMSSELELCVARIRGLRAELELERRMRRKAEALSEALAAELAEERRRGEAAEAECRALREEAGAAREEAERVLEGVEEERRMLRVAELWREERVQMKLADARAAMEEKLREIDDAVAELHATTAAASDNHKSSSCCGRSCSPNGKASPTSQHGQQSPSRSQHGQESPSRGQHGQLHRREAAGGENPHIRRGIKGFVEFPKAVRVRPREDRADLVSNLECQRAQLRVLMRHRSPAGGMGLVGASENLVV